A single Micromonospora sp. CCTCC AA 2012012 DNA region contains:
- a CDS encoding SRPBCC family protein: MRFADRPTVECDVFIEADVTRVWELATDIHLPARFSPELRRVRWLDDPGLVPGARFEGHNHNSVLGDWRTVSYVVELDAPRTFAWAVVDPDGRFGDAAPDPRTPVATWRFDLTPQAGGTRLAHGARIGPARSGLTLVIDRRPHHEEALVQLRLADLRTAIEGTLRGIKELAEASG, encoded by the coding sequence GTGCGCTTCGCGGATCGTCCGACGGTGGAGTGCGACGTGTTCATCGAGGCGGACGTGACCCGGGTGTGGGAGCTGGCGACGGACATCCACCTGCCGGCCCGGTTCAGTCCGGAACTGCGGCGCGTGCGCTGGCTGGACGACCCCGGCCTCGTTCCCGGTGCCCGCTTCGAGGGCCACAACCACAACTCCGTGCTCGGCGACTGGCGGACCGTCTCCTACGTGGTCGAGCTGGACGCCCCACGCACCTTCGCCTGGGCGGTGGTGGACCCGGACGGCCGCTTCGGGGACGCCGCGCCGGATCCGCGTACCCCGGTGGCGACCTGGCGGTTCGACCTCACGCCCCAGGCCGGCGGCACCCGGCTGGCCCACGGCGCGCGGATCGGACCGGCCCGGTCCGGGCTCACCCTGGTGATCGACCGCAGGCCGCACCACGAGGAGGCGCTCGTCCAGCTCCGCCTCGCCGACCTGCGCACCGCCATCGAGGGCACGTTGCGCGGGATCAAGGAGCTGGCCGAGGCTTCCGGCTAG
- a CDS encoding GNAT family N-acetyltransferase, producing MFQPAYPIRTARLTLRPVTLADLDDVYAWQRRPDVVRWMLGAEPRTREQSRASVLAIAGEDALRAEGDCLTLAVVADAGVIGAVELVWRSRRDRTAELGYVLHPDHGGRGLATEAATALLDWGFTEFGLHRVFGRCHGRNDASARLMRRLGMRQEARHVDSYLLRGEWADQLVFAVLDHEWRGRADAPVRTT from the coding sequence GTGTTCCAGCCGGCGTACCCGATCCGCACCGCGCGGCTCACCCTGCGCCCGGTCACCCTCGCCGACCTCGACGACGTGTACGCCTGGCAACGCCGACCCGACGTGGTCCGCTGGATGCTCGGCGCCGAGCCGCGTACCCGGGAGCAGTCGCGGGCGTCGGTGCTCGCCATTGCGGGCGAGGACGCGCTGCGCGCGGAGGGCGACTGCCTGACCCTGGCCGTGGTCGCCGACGCCGGCGTGATCGGGGCCGTCGAGCTGGTGTGGCGCAGCCGGCGCGACCGGACGGCGGAACTGGGGTACGTCCTGCACCCCGACCACGGCGGCCGAGGACTGGCCACCGAGGCCGCCACGGCGCTGCTCGACTGGGGGTTCACCGAGTTCGGGCTGCACCGGGTCTTCGGTCGGTGTCACGGCCGCAACGACGCCTCCGCCCGCCTGATGCGCCGGCTCGGCATGCGCCAGGAGGCCCGCCACGTCGACAGTTACCTGCTCCGGGGGGAGTGGGCCGATCAGCTGGTCTTCGCCGTCCTCGACCACGAATGGCGCGGGCGAGCCGACGCGCCGGTCCGAACCACCTGA
- a CDS encoding excinuclease ABC subunit UvrA, which produces MDATSTDAPHPADRHDLIRVHGARVNNLRDVSITLPKRRLTVFTGVSGSGKSSLVFGTIAAESQRMINETYSTFVQGFMPTLARPDVDVLDGLTTAIIVDQQRLGTDPRSTVGTATDANAMLRILFSRLGRPHIGSPQAFSFNVASISGAGAVTVERAGRTVKERRSFSITGGMCPRCEGRGAVTDFDLSALYDDSKSLSQGALTIPGFSMDGWFGRIFSGSGFFDMDKPIGRYTKRELNDLLHREPTKIKVEGVNLTYEGLLPKIRKSMLAKDPEAMQPHIRAFVERAVTFTTCPECGGTRLSEAARSSKIAGISIADACAMQISDLATWVGELAEPAVAPLLASLRRTLDSFVEIGLGYLSLDRASGTLSGGEAQRTRMIRHLGSALTDVTYVFDEPTVGLHPHDIARMNDLLRQLRDKGNTVLVVEHKPEVIAIAEHVVDLGPGAGAAGGEVVFAGTVEGLRASGTVTGRHLDDRVAPKPSVRTPSGVLAVRGARTHNLRDVDVDIPLGVLVVVTGVAGSGKSSLIHGSVARRDGVVAVDQAGIKGSRRSNPATYTGLLDPIRKAFAKANGVKPALFSANSEGACLACNGAGVIYTDLAMMAGVATVCEECEGRRFQAEVLGHTFGGRNISEVLAMSVDEAAGFFGSGAAATPAAHRILTHLADVGLGYLSLGQPLTTLSGGERQRLKLATHLGEKGGVYVLDEPTSGLHLADVAQLLGLLDRLVDAGKSVIVIEHHQAVMAHADWIIDLGPGAGHDGGRVVFEGTPAELVAARSTLTGEHLAAYVGS; this is translated from the coding sequence ATGGACGCCACGAGCACGGACGCCCCGCACCCCGCCGACCGCCACGACCTGATCCGCGTGCACGGCGCGCGCGTGAACAACCTCAGGGACGTCAGCATCACCCTGCCGAAGCGCCGGCTGACCGTCTTCACCGGGGTCTCCGGCTCGGGCAAGAGTTCCCTGGTCTTCGGCACTATCGCCGCCGAGTCCCAGCGGATGATCAACGAGACGTACAGCACCTTCGTGCAGGGCTTCATGCCGACGCTGGCACGGCCCGACGTCGACGTCCTCGACGGGCTGACCACGGCGATCATCGTCGACCAGCAGCGGCTCGGCACCGATCCCCGCTCCACGGTCGGCACCGCCACCGACGCCAACGCCATGCTGCGGATCCTGTTCAGCCGGCTCGGCCGACCGCACATCGGCTCGCCGCAGGCGTTCTCGTTCAACGTCGCCTCGATCAGCGGTGCCGGTGCGGTCACCGTCGAGCGCGCCGGGCGGACCGTGAAGGAGCGGCGCAGCTTCAGCATCACCGGCGGGATGTGTCCGCGCTGCGAGGGACGCGGCGCGGTCACCGACTTCGACCTCTCCGCGCTCTACGACGACAGCAAGTCGCTCAGTCAGGGCGCGTTGACCATCCCCGGCTTCAGCATGGACGGCTGGTTCGGCCGGATCTTCAGCGGCTCCGGCTTCTTCGACATGGACAAGCCGATCGGTAGATACACGAAGCGGGAGCTGAACGACCTGCTCCACCGGGAGCCGACCAAGATCAAGGTCGAGGGCGTCAACCTGACGTACGAGGGACTGCTCCCGAAGATCCGCAAGTCCATGCTCGCCAAGGACCCGGAGGCGATGCAGCCGCACATCCGCGCCTTCGTGGAGCGGGCGGTCACCTTCACCACCTGCCCGGAGTGCGGCGGCACCCGGCTCAGCGAGGCGGCCCGGTCGTCGAAGATTGCGGGGATCAGCATCGCCGACGCCTGCGCGATGCAGATCAGCGACCTCGCCACCTGGGTTGGTGAGTTGGCCGAACCCGCCGTGGCGCCGCTGCTGGCGTCGCTGCGCCGCACCCTCGACTCGTTCGTGGAGATCGGGCTGGGCTATCTCAGCCTCGACCGCGCGTCGGGGACGCTCTCCGGCGGCGAGGCGCAGCGGACCAGGATGATCCGGCACCTCGGGTCCGCGCTGACCGACGTCACGTACGTCTTCGACGAGCCGACCGTCGGGTTGCACCCGCACGACATCGCCCGGATGAACGACCTGCTGCGGCAGCTGCGCGACAAGGGCAACACGGTGCTGGTCGTCGAGCACAAGCCGGAGGTGATCGCCATCGCCGAGCACGTGGTCGACCTCGGCCCCGGCGCCGGCGCGGCCGGTGGCGAGGTGGTCTTCGCCGGCACCGTCGAGGGGCTGCGGGCCAGCGGCACGGTCACCGGGCGGCACCTGGACGACCGCGTCGCCCCGAAGCCGTCGGTGCGTACGCCCTCCGGGGTGTTGGCGGTGCGCGGCGCCCGCACCCACAACCTGCGCGACGTCGACGTCGACATCCCGCTCGGCGTACTGGTGGTGGTGACCGGGGTGGCCGGCTCGGGCAAGAGTTCGCTGATCCACGGCTCGGTGGCCCGCCGGGACGGGGTGGTCGCGGTGGACCAGGCCGGGATCAAGGGTTCGCGGCGCAGCAACCCCGCCACGTACACCGGACTGCTCGACCCGATCCGCAAGGCGTTCGCGAAGGCCAACGGCGTGAAGCCGGCCCTGTTCAGCGCCAACTCCGAGGGAGCCTGCCTGGCCTGCAACGGCGCCGGGGTCATCTACACCGACCTGGCGATGATGGCCGGCGTGGCGACCGTCTGCGAGGAGTGCGAGGGCAGACGGTTCCAGGCCGAGGTGCTCGGCCACACCTTCGGCGGCCGGAACATCAGCGAGGTGCTCGCCATGTCGGTCGACGAGGCCGCCGGGTTCTTCGGCAGCGGTGCCGCGGCGACGCCCGCGGCGCACCGGATCCTGACCCACCTGGCCGACGTCGGGCTCGGCTACCTCAGCCTCGGTCAGCCCCTCACGACGCTCTCCGGCGGCGAGCGGCAGCGACTCAAGCTGGCCACCCACCTGGGCGAGAAGGGCGGCGTCTACGTCCTCGACGAACCGACCAGCGGTCTGCACCTCGCCGACGTGGCGCAGCTGCTCGGGCTGCTCGACCGGCTCGTCGACGCCGGCAAGTCGGTCATCGTCATCGAGCACCACCAGGCGGTCATGGCGCACGCCGACTGGATCATCGACCTCGGCCCCGGTGCCGGCCACGACGGCGGTCGGGTCGTCTTCGAGGGCACCCCGGCGGAGCTGGTCGCCGCCCGTTCCACCCTCACCGGCGAACACCTGGCGGCCTATGTCGGCAGCTGA